The Methanobrevibacter sp. genomic interval ACTTGGTGCAGCTGCTCTTCCAAATCCATTCCAAGTAATTACATCTACCTCAATGGTCGGATTACCTCTGCTGTCCAAAATCTTACGAACCTGGACGTCTTCTATTATACTATCCAAAAAAACACCTCAGTGTCATTTAATTTATTACCAATTAACCTATATTCTGAAAAAATTAGTAAGTTTCTTTATAGATTTATATTGGTATTTACTATTTTTTTTAAATAATTAAAGAATAAATAGATAAAATCTATTCATCTCTAATAACATCTAATGGTAAAACTCCAGCTTTGAGTTCTTCATAAGCTATATCAATTGGATCTAAGGAATCAGTAATTTCCACTAAAGGCCTTGCTCCCATAGATATTTGAATTGCTCTAGCTCCAAGAAGTCTAGCTCTTTCAAACCTTGTTAATTTTTTTTCAACATCCATGAATATTACTTCCATTTTTAGGCATTTTACCAAGATTATATTTTTTATTAAAAAATATCCCTACAATCGTTTATTCCCAAGTTTCAACATGAGAAATCAACATTCTTCTACAACAGTATCTAGTTAAACCTAAATCATCTAAAACATCTTTAGATTTTTCACCAGCTGCTACTCTTTTGTTATATTCATCAAAGTAAGCTGATACAGGTTTTCCGCAACTTAAGCATCTTATAGGAATCATTTATATCATCTTTTTAATTTAAATAAAATATAAAATTACAGAATTTATCTGTAACTTTTTTGTTTACGAGCTCTTGCTCCAGGACCACCATATTTTTTAGGTTCTGAACGTCTTGGGTCACCTACTAACATGGTTCTGTCATATTGAGTGAATTTTTCTTTTAAATCCATATCTTGAGACCATTGTACGAGTCCTTTTGCAATTACCATACGTGCAGCTTCAGCTTGACCCATTACTCCT includes:
- a CDS encoding DNA-directed RNA polymerase subunit K, translating into MEVIFMDVEKKLTRFERARLLGARAIQISMGARPLVEITDSLDPIDIAYEELKAGVLPLDVIRDE
- a CDS encoding DNA-directed RNA polymerase subunit N codes for the protein MIPIRCLSCGKPVSAYFDEYNKRVAAGEKSKDVLDDLGLTRYCCRRMLISHVETWE